The Methanolacinia petrolearia DSM 11571 genome has a segment encoding these proteins:
- a CDS encoding tRNA (guanine(10)-N(2))-dimethyltransferase yields the protein MKLVEIKEGKTAFLIPEQDEATNFPPGSAPVFFNKRMAINRDLTVLILKCLQPETYLDAMGATGARGLRVSKECGIKATICDKDTDSITLIKYNRDRCCKEAEVVECDANVLMHQRRFDAVDIDPFGSPAPFMNSAAASAKKYLFLTATDTAPLCGAHLKAGIRRYFSKPLNNEYHSETGLRVLLGYAARECAKYDRGIEPLFCYAREHFVRVHLRVTGGAGRADKALANLGYVHHCNSCGFRTEQKGILPETIRCSECGGKLAVSGPVWLGPINDKELIAEMLEKLPEAELDNQIKIEKLLTTLGEELDTSTFYDYHVLSRLWKVSPKSIDDVIESLKEKGYAASRVHYCGTGLKTDAPLAAIKESLT from the coding sequence ATGAAACTTGTCGAAATAAAGGAGGGAAAGACCGCATTCCTGATTCCGGAGCAGGACGAAGCGACCAATTTCCCGCCGGGAAGCGCACCGGTATTCTTCAACAAAAGGATGGCGATAAACAGGGACCTGACTGTTCTTATCCTGAAGTGTCTCCAGCCCGAGACCTACCTCGACGCGATGGGGGCAACGGGAGCAAGAGGGCTCCGGGTCTCGAAGGAATGCGGGATTAAGGCGACGATCTGCGACAAGGACACCGACTCTATAACACTGATAAAATACAACCGCGACCGGTGCTGCAAGGAGGCGGAGGTCGTCGAATGCGACGCGAACGTCCTGATGCACCAGAGAAGATTCGATGCGGTCGATATCGATCCCTTCGGCTCGCCCGCACCCTTCATGAACTCGGCGGCGGCATCTGCCAAAAAATATCTCTTCTTAACGGCGACGGACACCGCCCCACTCTGCGGTGCACATCTCAAGGCGGGAATCCGCCGGTATTTCTCAAAACCCCTGAACAACGAATACCACTCGGAGACCGGCCTTCGTGTTCTCCTCGGCTACGCGGCAAGGGAATGCGCAAAATACGATCGCGGGATCGAACCGCTCTTCTGCTACGCGAGAGAGCACTTCGTCAGGGTCCACCTGAGAGTCACCGGGGGAGCGGGAAGGGCTGACAAGGCACTCGCGAATCTCGGCTACGTCCACCACTGCAACAGCTGCGGGTTCAGGACCGAGCAGAAAGGAATCCTTCCCGAGACGATCCGGTGCAGCGAATGCGGCGGAAAACTTGCAGTCTCAGGCCCGGTCTGGCTCGGGCCGATCAACGACAAGGAGCTCATCGCCGAGATGCTCGAAAAGCTCCCTGAAGCGGAACTCGACAATCAAATAAAGATAGAAAAACTCCTCACGACACTCGGTGAAGAGCTCGACACATCTACATTCTACGACTACCACGTGCTGAGCAGATTGTGGAAAGTATCCCCGAAATCGATCGACGATGTAATCGAATCGCTCAAAGAGAAGGGATACGCCGCTTCAAGAGTCCATTACTGCGGAACCGGGTTGAAGACCGACGCTCCCCTTGCTGCAATAAAAGAGTCACTGACCTGA
- a CDS encoding gamma carbonic anhydrase family protein, translated as MSSNTLRNDALFIAENATVIGDVSLGKDTGIWFGAVLRADNEKITIGEGSNVQDNCVVHVSKGHPIVIGKNVSIGHGAIVHGCTIRDRVLVGMGSVILNGAEIGEDTIIGAGAVVPENKTIPPGSVVMGVPGKVVKETSEEQKAHILKNSQIYIELAGRYANE; from the coding sequence ATGAGTAGCAATACTCTCAGAAACGACGCTCTTTTCATTGCTGAAAACGCCACCGTAATCGGCGACGTATCCCTCGGGAAGGATACCGGAATCTGGTTCGGGGCCGTGCTCAGGGCCGACAATGAAAAAATAACAATAGGCGAAGGCTCGAACGTGCAGGACAACTGCGTAGTGCACGTCTCCAAAGGCCACCCCATAGTCATCGGGAAGAACGTATCGATAGGCCACGGTGCAATCGTCCACGGGTGCACCATCAGAGACAGGGTTCTCGTCGGGATGGGATCGGTGATCCTCAACGGGGCCGAGATCGGCGAAGACACCATCATCGGAGCGGGAGCCGTAGTGCCGGAGAACAAGACGATCCCGCCGGGCTCGGTCGTCATGGGAGTCCCCGGAAAGGTCGTAAAGGAGACCTCCGAAGAGCAGAAGGCCCACATCCTTAAGAATTCGCAGATCTATATCGAACTCGCAGGGAGATATGCCAATGAGTGA
- a CDS encoding PGF-pre-PGF domain-containing protein, whose product MVSAGPSIISFGSSNISGSYKPVDTLEINAVYDEALLSGSFISVLLNNNVSLTLDNLTTKISPRHEGSISNGNDGAVLDNPVSVYVKDNYAYIAVVDSDTLEIVDISDPSNPQHKGSYIDSQNLSRMRDVFVSGNYAYGISGDRGTLEIIDVSDPGHPVHAGRISDGENGAILNYSYSVYVSGNYAYVAIGGFSNNALEIVNISDPSAPSHVANVSDGENGAMLSLPKSVFVPDGYAYVASSGSDALEIINVSNPAAPAHAASVTNGVAGAMKYPLSVFVSGDYAYVVCRDSYSLEIINVSNPGDPVPEGAISYSNLDYSSVFVSGGYAYLTRYQDDVLEIIDVSVPSNPVSVANISNDNLNGVRSVFVSGGMAYLVSSLSKTLEIVSTGYSTLSGTYNVGTGEATPLLNVGLITAHDAISLDGMRTNSSKNLPPENLADSVRIEITDPLNASFDCMPLSGTAPLTVTFTDTSTGSPASWNWSFGDGLWFNTTDPASKNPHHEYSIAGNYTVSLNVSNASDSNTYTLADYIVVGTSGTSPPASSTGTATATITASPTATLTITPGSSSGSLHSSSRTRGESNTDTGTGFAENLNAGENVSFEMDKGAIYKVSITPVTNLRKLMITIRRDSSVPSSINTPDTDVYEYEFADLYYAGNSDLSGGTFWFKVKKSWITAGGYSSNDIVMLCYNEEAGEWEELKITYAGEEGACYYYTADISSFSLFAITISEGETMVLEETTPKVLHSTVKGTEKTVRAGIPASSVRATASGVSQINTDSSKRNSSWMSFAIPVILVILGVVIIIGLTGRKKYQKYPDWWDRDLK is encoded by the coding sequence ATGGTTTCCGCAGGACCGTCCATAATCTCTTTCGGATCTTCCAACATTTCCGGGAGCTATAAACCCGTTGATACCCTGGAGATCAATGCCGTATATGATGAGGCGCTTTTATCCGGTAGTTTCATTTCGGTTTTACTCAACAATAACGTCTCATTAACACTGGATAATCTTACAACAAAAATCAGCCCAAGACATGAAGGAAGCATTTCAAACGGCAATGACGGTGCCGTTTTGGACAATCCTGTTTCGGTTTATGTGAAAGATAACTATGCATACATTGCTGTCGTTGATAGCGACACCCTTGAAATAGTTGACATTTCCGATCCTTCCAATCCACAACATAAAGGGAGTTATATCGATTCACAAAATCTTTCGCGTATGAGAGATGTTTTTGTCTCGGGTAATTATGCCTATGGCATAAGCGGGGATCGTGGCACTCTTGAGATAATAGATGTCAGTGATCCCGGGCATCCTGTCCATGCCGGCAGGATTTCAGACGGAGAGAACGGAGCGATCTTAAATTATTCATATTCCGTTTATGTATCCGGGAATTATGCATATGTTGCTATCGGAGGTTTCAGCAACAACGCCCTGGAGATCGTGAACATCAGCGATCCGTCCGCACCCTCTCATGTCGCGAATGTTTCAGATGGCGAAAATGGTGCAATGCTATCTCTTCCCAAGTCCGTGTTTGTTCCAGATGGTTATGCCTATGTCGCAAGTTCCGGAAGTGATGCCCTTGAGATCATAAATGTCAGCAATCCTGCAGCCCCTGCTCATGCGGCGAGTGTCACGAACGGGGTTGCCGGTGCGATGAAATATCCCCTGTCGGTATTTGTTTCAGGAGATTATGCCTATGTTGTATGCAGGGACAGCTATTCTCTTGAGATAATAAATGTCAGTAATCCCGGTGATCCCGTTCCGGAAGGGGCCATATCCTATTCTAATCTCGATTATTCTTCCGTTTTTGTATCAGGTGGGTACGCATATTTAACAAGGTATCAGGACGACGTGCTTGAGATAATCGATGTAAGTGTTCCTTCAAATCCGGTGTCTGTCGCGAATATTTCAAATGATAATCTTAACGGGGTTAGATCCGTATTTGTCTCGGGAGGAATGGCATATCTTGTGAGCAGTTTATCCAAAACACTGGAGATTGTAAGCACCGGTTATTCCACGCTATCGGGTACTTATAATGTAGGTACGGGAGAGGCGACACCGCTTCTGAATGTCGGTTTGATAACGGCACATGATGCTATTAGTCTTGACGGAATGAGGACAAATTCTTCAAAAAACCTTCCTCCCGAAAATCTCGCAGATAGTGTTCGTATTGAGATAACCGATCCGCTCAATGCTTCGTTCGACTGCATGCCTCTCTCCGGGACTGCTCCTTTGACCGTAACTTTCACTGATACTTCTACCGGATCACCGGCGTCCTGGAACTGGTCTTTCGGGGACGGGTTGTGGTTCAATACAACAGATCCCGCTTCAAAAAACCCGCATCACGAATATTCCATAGCAGGGAATTATACTGTAAGTCTTAACGTGAGTAATGCTTCTGATAGTAATACGTACACCCTGGCGGATTATATCGTGGTCGGCACTTCCGGGACTTCCCCACCTGCATCTTCCACCGGCACAGCCACAGCAACAATTACTGCCTCACCAACTGCTACGCTAACTATAACACCCGGCTCATCATCCGGCAGTTTGCATTCATCATCGAGAACCAGAGGCGAATCTAACACCGATACTGGAACTGGTTTTGCGGAGAACCTGAATGCCGGCGAAAACGTCTCGTTTGAGATGGACAAAGGTGCGATCTATAAGGTCTCGATAACTCCTGTAACGAATTTAAGAAAACTGATGATAACAATCCGGAGAGATAGTTCAGTTCCGTCTTCGATCAATACACCTGATACGGATGTCTACGAGTACGAATTTGCTGATCTTTATTATGCCGGTAATTCAGATTTATCCGGCGGAACCTTCTGGTTTAAAGTTAAAAAAAGCTGGATTACAGCCGGGGGCTATAGCAGCAATGACATCGTAATGCTTTGTTATAATGAAGAGGCAGGAGAATGGGAAGAACTAAAGATCACATATGCCGGTGAAGAAGGAGCCTGTTATTATTACACAGCCGATATTTCTTCATTTTCATTGTTCGCAATCACAATATCCGAAGGGGAAACTATGGTTTTAGAAGAAACGACTCCGAAAGTATTGCATTCCACTGTTAAAGGAACTGAAAAAACGGTGAGGGCCGGCATTCCGGCGTCTTCGGTCAGAGCCACTGCTTCAGGTGTTAGTCAAATAAATACGGATTCATCAAAAAGGAATTCGTCGTGGATGTCCTTTGCAATTCCTGTAATACTTGTGATACTGGGGGTTGTTATTATCATAGGACTCACTGGTAGAAAGAAATATCAAAAATACCCCGACTGGTGGGACAGGGATCTCAAATAA
- a CDS encoding CoB--CoM heterodisulfide reductase iron-sulfur subunit A family protein, with protein MSEIAVIGAGAAGIQAALDAANRGIKVHLIEREPTIGGRMAQLDKTFPTNDCSMCILSPKMVEAERNENIILHTLTEPVSLEGEVGNFKLTLLRHPRYVDAELCNGCGDCYEVCPVEVYNRYDAGLGVRKAIYKPHAQIVPNLAIRDPEHCIDCGLCYDVCGREAVRHDDEDSEEEFTINVAAIIIATGYDTYNPEKKTELMYLRHPDVITSLEFERMICASGPTGGKLRKLSNGEKPRSIVFVQCIGSRDLTIDRCYCSCVCCMYAIKNAMLIKEKNPDTGVTMLYMDIRAYGKGYEEYYERAKNLGINFVRGRPGEILEKPGKGLEIMVEDTETREFLKLSPDLIVLSVGMQPSKGADRIAEIFGIKTEDSGFFSSPEMKLNPVGTIRPGIYIAGAASAPKDIPDSVTQGEAAAMKAFLDALKAGA; from the coding sequence ATGAGTGAGATCGCGGTTATCGGTGCCGGAGCGGCCGGAATCCAGGCGGCACTCGATGCGGCCAACAGGGGGATCAAAGTCCATCTTATCGAGAGGGAGCCGACGATCGGCGGCAGAATGGCGCAGCTCGACAAGACCTTCCCGACAAACGACTGCTCTATGTGCATCCTTTCTCCGAAGATGGTCGAGGCGGAGAGGAACGAGAATATAATACTCCATACGCTCACCGAACCCGTATCCCTCGAAGGAGAGGTCGGCAATTTTAAGCTGACACTGCTCCGTCACCCCCGGTACGTCGATGCAGAGCTCTGCAACGGCTGCGGGGACTGCTACGAGGTCTGCCCCGTCGAGGTATACAACAGGTACGACGCCGGCCTCGGGGTCAGGAAAGCGATATACAAGCCGCACGCCCAGATCGTCCCGAACCTTGCTATCCGCGACCCGGAGCACTGCATAGACTGCGGGCTCTGCTACGATGTCTGCGGAAGGGAAGCGGTCCGTCACGACGACGAGGACTCCGAAGAGGAGTTCACCATCAACGTCGCTGCCATAATCATTGCGACCGGCTACGACACATACAACCCGGAGAAGAAGACCGAACTCATGTATCTCAGGCACCCCGATGTTATCACGAGCCTTGAGTTCGAGCGGATGATCTGCGCCAGCGGGCCGACCGGCGGAAAACTCAGGAAGCTCTCGAACGGAGAAAAGCCGAGATCGATCGTCTTCGTCCAGTGCATCGGGTCGAGGGATCTTACGATCGACCGGTGCTACTGCTCGTGTGTCTGCTGCATGTACGCTATAAAGAACGCCATGCTGATAAAGGAGAAGAACCCGGACACCGGGGTCACGATGCTCTACATGGATATCCGGGCCTACGGCAAGGGATACGAGGAATACTATGAGCGGGCGAAGAACCTCGGCATAAACTTCGTCAGGGGAAGGCCGGGGGAGATCCTCGAAAAGCCCGGAAAGGGGCTTGAGATCATGGTCGAGGATACCGAGACAAGGGAGTTCCTGAAGCTCAGCCCCGACCTCATCGTCCTCTCGGTCGGGATGCAGCCTTCGAAGGGTGCGGACAGGATCGCGGAGATCTTCGGGATAAAGACCGAAGACTCGGGATTCTTCAGCTCGCCCGAGATGAAGCTCAACCCGGTCGGAACGATCAGGCCCGGAATATATATCGCAGGAGCGGCATCCGCCCCGAAGGACATCCCCGACAGCGTAACCCAGGGCGAGGCGGCGGCGATGAAGGCGTTCCTCGACGCACTGAAGGCGGGAGCCTGA
- the mtnA gene encoding S-methyl-5-thioribose-1-phosphate isomerase yields the protein MEEKTVYWDHDSGSIIFIEQTALPAEYRTVSCKSVERLAEAIRRLEVRGAPALGVAGAFGVALAAKLHDDSNMDSFLRLVREDADYLNSTRPTAVNLSWGINRTYESIKNAASPEEAAETALRVAEEIAAEDEMMCRKIGETGAKFLPDECTVLTHCNAGALACYTWGTALGVIRSAVEAGKNVSVISCETRPLNQGSRLTAWELSRDNIPVKTITDSSAAFLMKRGEIDAVVVGADRITHDAVFNKIGTYMHAVCAKHHEIPFYVAAPTSTFDATLSEKDVVVEQRDRNELAKCGDRLLMPDSVDAINYAFDSTPVELVTAIFTEKGAVRPPFSVDEILQRKVGI from the coding sequence ATGGAGGAGAAGACCGTATACTGGGACCACGATTCCGGTTCCATAATTTTTATCGAGCAGACCGCACTTCCGGCCGAATACAGGACAGTCTCATGCAAATCCGTCGAGAGGCTTGCAGAGGCAATCCGGAGGCTCGAAGTCCGCGGGGCTCCTGCACTCGGTGTCGCGGGTGCGTTCGGCGTCGCCCTCGCTGCGAAGCTGCACGATGACTCAAACATGGACTCTTTTCTGCGGCTTGTCCGGGAGGATGCCGACTATCTCAACTCGACGAGGCCGACCGCCGTGAACCTCTCGTGGGGGATCAACAGAACATACGAATCGATAAAGAACGCCGCATCGCCGGAAGAGGCGGCTGAAACCGCTCTCAGGGTCGCAGAGGAGATCGCGGCCGAGGACGAGATGATGTGCCGGAAGATCGGCGAGACCGGTGCGAAGTTCCTCCCCGACGAATGCACGGTTCTCACCCACTGCAACGCGGGCGCCCTTGCATGCTATACATGGGGAACGGCTCTTGGCGTGATCAGGTCGGCGGTCGAGGCGGGGAAGAACGTATCCGTAATTTCGTGCGAAACCAGGCCGCTCAACCAGGGATCGAGGCTCACAGCATGGGAGCTTTCGAGGGACAATATCCCCGTAAAGACGATCACCGATTCCAGCGCCGCTTTCCTGATGAAGAGAGGCGAGATCGATGCGGTCGTCGTCGGTGCCGACAGGATAACGCACGATGCGGTATTCAACAAGATCGGGACCTACATGCATGCGGTCTGCGCAAAGCACCACGAAATCCCGTTCTATGTCGCCGCTCCTACATCGACGTTCGATGCGACACTCTCGGAAAAGGACGTCGTCGTCGAGCAGAGGGACAGGAACGAACTTGCGAAATGCGGAGACCGTCTCCTCATGCCGGATTCGGTGGATGCGATAAACTACGCGTTCGATTCGACGCCGGTCGAGCTCGTAACGGCGATATTCACCGAGAAGGGAGCGGTCAGGCCGCCGTTCTCGGTCGATGAAATATTGCAGCGAAAGGTTGGTATATAA
- a CDS encoding ion transporter, translating into MATGGAFREFENRVIITPRQKIYNLLNLGIDGYGPGRIFNTLMFLFITIIIVNVIIQTVQGLPATVYLFGRLLDSLAVIVFTSEYILRVWTCVENPEYHKKNAAETAIFGRLSYMVSGMAIIDLVALFWFYLPFFFADQEVYAMVGILKFFTIFKLIRYSPSLHVIARVFNAKRRQLAMMFYIILFLLVVTSAIMFYIEHHAQPEKFASIPDAMWWAVITLTTVGYGDVYPITPLGKFFGGLSALLGVGVIALPAGILASAFMEEVSKEAKEEEEQIEEFKDESGEGNEEKTGDDTENNSHGTKCTCPECGHEFFLPDENN; encoded by the coding sequence ATGGCAACAGGAGGAGCGTTCAGGGAATTTGAAAACAGGGTAATCATAACCCCCAGGCAGAAGATCTACAACTTACTCAACCTTGGAATCGACGGCTACGGGCCCGGCCGGATCTTTAATACCCTGATGTTTCTCTTCATAACAATAATCATCGTCAACGTAATCATCCAGACCGTCCAGGGCCTGCCTGCGACTGTCTACCTTTTCGGCAGGCTTCTCGACTCTCTCGCGGTTATCGTCTTCACCTCCGAATATATCCTCAGGGTCTGGACCTGTGTCGAGAACCCCGAATACCATAAGAAAAACGCGGCCGAGACCGCAATCTTCGGGCGGCTCAGCTACATGGTCTCGGGAATGGCGATAATCGACCTCGTGGCCCTCTTCTGGTTCTACCTCCCGTTCTTCTTCGCGGACCAGGAGGTCTACGCGATGGTCGGAATCCTGAAATTCTTCACCATATTCAAGCTCATCAGGTACTCCCCGTCGCTCCACGTCATCGCCAGGGTCTTCAACGCAAAAAGGCGCCAGCTCGCGATGATGTTCTACATAATCCTCTTCCTGCTCGTAGTCACCTCCGCAATCATGTTCTACATCGAGCACCATGCCCAGCCGGAGAAATTCGCCTCGATACCCGATGCGATGTGGTGGGCCGTAATAACGCTCACCACCGTCGGCTACGGGGACGTCTACCCCATAACCCCGCTCGGCAAGTTCTTCGGCGGGCTCTCCGCACTCCTCGGTGTAGGCGTCATCGCACTCCCGGCCGGTATCCTCGCCTCGGCATTCATGGAGGAGGTCTCCAAGGAGGCGAAGGAAGAGGAGGAGCAGATAGAAGAATTCAAAGACGAAAGCGGAGAAGGAAACGAAGAAAAAACCGGAGACGATACGGAAAACAACAGCCACGGGACGAAGTGCACGTGCCCCGAATGCGGCCACGAATTCTTCCTCCCGGACGAAAACAATTAG
- a CDS encoding polymer-forming cytoskeletal protein, translated as MKVFRDGNTFIAPAGSYFEGNVKINGDFVVPPLTHFWGVLDVAGNLELGPRSSVKSRVLCRNAVIGPHTEINGPLRASGDVTICDSAKIKTIEAAGDVILRPGVETGDVKSEGTIYVYGKVKSGKLFGRQVKVLRDPIQNPNPVSEDPRVPLRKDRSSSL; from the coding sequence ATGAAAGTTTTCAGGGATGGCAATACTTTTATAGCTCCCGCAGGGTCGTATTTTGAGGGCAATGTTAAGATAAACGGGGATTTCGTTGTCCCGCCCCTCACTCATTTCTGGGGCGTTTTAGACGTCGCAGGAAATCTCGAACTCGGTCCCAGGTCGTCTGTAAAATCGAGAGTATTATGCAGAAACGCGGTGATCGGGCCGCACACCGAAATAAACGGACCGCTCAGGGCATCGGGGGATGTCACCATATGCGACTCTGCAAAGATAAAAACCATCGAGGCCGCAGGCGACGTGATCCTCCGCCCCGGAGTCGAGACGGGAGACGTCAAGAGTGAAGGAACGATATACGTCTACGGAAAGGTAAAGTCGGGAAAACTGTTCGGGCGGCAGGTAAAAGTCCTGAGAGACCCCATCCAGAACCCTAATCCGGTTTCGGAAGACCCTCGCGTGCCACTTCGAAAAGATCGTTCCAGTTCATTATAG
- a CDS encoding DUF116 domain-containing protein → MIAIGEIAIIVFIGLFLFSLFVVALAFYSIKRGRFYFPRVLQAGLVVSEGFVKAICKFFSLDDKELTAFFIRLHNAMTKSAFAAVPSNKRAIFVPQCLRHSACPANLTPEGLVCRRCGRCEIGAHIDELEDMGYMVWIAPGSTLIKRMVAKYQPEAVIGVGCLVEVKEGLEMLDKAGLIGMGVLTLKDGCVETIMNWNDLFEVAREGLPKPD, encoded by the coding sequence ATGATTGCGATCGGGGAGATTGCGATCATCGTTTTTATCGGGTTGTTCCTCTTCTCCCTCTTTGTCGTAGCGTTAGCGTTTTACTCCATCAAACGCGGCAGGTTCTACTTCCCGCGGGTCCTGCAGGCTGGCCTTGTCGTATCCGAAGGTTTCGTCAAGGCGATATGCAAGTTCTTCAGTCTCGACGACAAGGAGCTGACCGCATTCTTCATCAGGCTACATAACGCGATGACGAAGAGCGCCTTCGCCGCGGTTCCTTCGAACAAGAGGGCGATATTCGTACCACAGTGCCTGAGGCATTCGGCATGCCCGGCGAACCTGACACCCGAGGGCCTGGTATGCAGGCGTTGCGGAAGGTGCGAGATCGGTGCACATATCGACGAACTTGAGGATATGGGGTATATGGTCTGGATAGCCCCCGGTTCGACTCTTATCAAAAGAATGGTGGCAAAATACCAGCCCGAGGCCGTGATAGGCGTCGGCTGCCTGGTCGAAGTAAAAGAGGGTCTCGAGATGCTTGATAAGGCGGGGCTTATCGGGATGGGCGTCCTTACGCTGAAGGACGGCTGTGTCGAGACTATAATGAACTGGAACGATCTTTTCGAAGTGGCACGCGAGGGTCTTCCGAAACCGGATTAG
- a CDS encoding protein-S-isoprenylcysteine O-methyltransferase, whose product MTEDIWKLGFFALFVVWFLVRAYYGRKAKAGRSDHKVRPVFESCLVGLNFIGMMILPLAAVFTPWLDSFSMNIPDQVRLLFLVIGFFNVWLFARIHADLGKNWSPVLEIKQDHTLVKSGIYKRIRHPMYAHIWLWVIGQGIILDNWLVLVFGVAAWSLLYYLRVPKEEEMLITKFGDEYREYMKTTGRVIPKI is encoded by the coding sequence ATGACTGAAGATATCTGGAAACTGGGTTTTTTTGCCTTGTTCGTAGTCTGGTTTCTGGTCCGTGCATACTACGGGAGAAAAGCGAAAGCAGGAAGATCCGATCATAAAGTCCGCCCCGTATTCGAATCCTGCCTCGTCGGGCTGAACTTCATCGGGATGATGATTCTCCCGCTCGCAGCAGTATTCACCCCGTGGCTCGACTCGTTTTCCATGAACATTCCAGATCAGGTAAGACTCCTCTTTCTAGTAATCGGGTTCTTCAACGTCTGGCTCTTCGCCAGGATTCACGCTGACCTCGGGAAGAACTGGTCGCCCGTACTCGAGATAAAACAGGACCACACCCTCGTCAAATCCGGGATCTATAAAAGAATCCGGCACCCGATGTATGCCCACATCTGGCTCTGGGTAATCGGGCAGGGCATCATACTCGACAACTGGCTCGTCCTCGTCTTCGGGGTTGCGGCATGGTCACTGCTCTACTATCTCCGTGTGCCCAAAGAAGAAGAGATGCTCATCACGAAATTCGGCGACGAATACAGGGAATACATGAAAACCACCGGGCGGGTCATCCCGAAGATCTGA
- a CDS encoding phosphopantetheine adenylyltransferase — translation MRVMVGGTFDPLHDGHKKLIERSFFIAGPGGHVIIGLSGDEFANRKLHPIRPYEVRKKELVDFLEESNFGSEWSIEMLSDRFGSSLDSDFDAIVVSEETFPTAIEINKLRREKGMKKVDIHQITCVLAEDGRWISSTRIWKGEIDSHGKVIG, via the coding sequence ATGAGAGTAATGGTTGGCGGGACCTTCGATCCCCTTCATGACGGGCACAAGAAGCTTATCGAGAGATCTTTTTTCATCGCGGGGCCGGGTGGTCATGTGATCATCGGTCTTTCGGGGGACGAGTTTGCGAACCGAAAGTTGCATCCTATACGGCCATACGAGGTCCGGAAGAAGGAGCTTGTGGATTTTCTCGAAGAATCTAATTTCGGGTCGGAGTGGAGCATCGAGATGCTATCCGACAGGTTCGGGTCTTCTCTCGATTCGGACTTCGATGCGATTGTTGTGTCCGAGGAGACTTTTCCGACCGCCATCGAGATCAACAAACTCCGCCGGGAGAAGGGAATGAAGAAGGTCGATATTCACCAGATCACCTGTGTTCTCGCCGAGGACGGAAGATGGATCTCGAGTACAAGGATCTGGAAGGGCGAGATCGATTCGCACGGGAAGGTTATTGGGTAG
- a CDS encoding geranylgeranylglycerol-phosphate geranylgeranyltransferase — protein MSQAAYIRITRPVNSLFAGFAVLLGVIIAAGPFDLLSPGAPPLYIYPALITAVALITAAGNVINDYFDRDIDAVNRPDRPIPSGEISPKAALAYSIVLFIAGIVASLFTNLLCIAIAILNSALLALYASSLKGVPLAGNIAVSYLTASIFLFGGATFGPFGLMQNFYVALIVFLAILARELLKDAEDIEGDSKGGARTLPMTIGVKKTGILCFVLSLIAVIISLLPVFRWWSPAYLLLIVIADLVIMAGATNGLYADTPADLRRTKATSILKYGMFLSLVIFIASAMLIG, from the coding sequence ATGAGTCAGGCTGCATACATCAGAATAACACGGCCCGTAAACTCCCTCTTCGCGGGATTCGCCGTCCTGCTCGGAGTAATAATCGCGGCAGGCCCGTTTGACCTTCTGTCACCGGGAGCACCGCCGTTATACATCTATCCTGCCCTGATAACCGCGGTCGCACTGATAACCGCAGCCGGAAACGTCATCAACGACTACTTCGACCGGGACATCGACGCCGTCAACCGTCCCGACCGTCCCATCCCGTCAGGAGAGATCTCCCCGAAGGCCGCACTTGCATATAGTATAGTGCTCTTCATCGCAGGAATCGTCGCCTCTCTCTTCACAAACCTGCTATGTATCGCCATTGCAATCTTAAACTCGGCCCTCCTCGCACTCTACGCGAGCAGCCTCAAAGGAGTTCCTCTCGCGGGAAACATCGCCGTATCCTACCTCACCGCAAGCATATTCCTCTTCGGCGGTGCGACCTTCGGTCCCTTCGGGCTTATGCAGAACTTCTACGTCGCACTCATCGTCTTCCTCGCGATCCTCGCCCGCGAACTCCTCAAGGACGCCGAGGACATCGAAGGCGACAGCAAAGGCGGGGCCAGGACTCTCCCCATGACCATCGGGGTGAAGAAGACCGGAATCCTGTGTTTCGTCCTCTCCCTTATCGCGGTGATAATCAGCCTTCTGCCGGTATTCCGCTGGTGGAGCCCGGCATACCTACTCCTGATCGTCATCGCAGATCTCGTTATCATGGCGGGCGCGACAAACGGTCTTTATGCAGACACTCCCGCGGACCTCAGGAGAACGAAGGCCACCTCGATCCTGAAGTACGGGATGTTCTTATCGCTCGTAATCTTCATCGCGTCCGCAATGCTCATAGGATAA